From a single Aspergillus puulaauensis MK2 DNA, chromosome 2, nearly complete sequence genomic region:
- the ino80 gene encoding chromatin-remodeling ATPase INO80 (COG:L;~EggNog:ENOG410PFTZ;~InterPro:IPR027417,IPR000330,IPR038718,IPR001650, IPR020838,IPR014001,IPR031047;~PFAM:PF00176,PF00271,PF04851,PF13892;~go_component: GO:0005634 - nucleus [Evidence IEA];~go_component: GO:0031011 - Ino80 complex [Evidence IEA];~go_function: GO:0003677 - DNA binding [Evidence IEA];~go_function: GO:0005524 - ATP binding [Evidence IEA];~go_function: GO:0016887 - ATPase activity [Evidence IEA];~go_process: GO:0006281 - DNA repair [Evidence IEA];~go_process: GO:0006338 - chromatin remodeling [Evidence IEA];~go_process: GO:0006351 - transcription, DNA-templated [Evidence IEA]) produces MTGAPPYNPQSPTQQSHYPAYSPPNKPRHYYPNNDQYQRPPQTPPAFQQPSLARSPHYSQHAPSPLPGSLPPLNGGAPPPPHPSEPPQQYQTHSASGTPQYSLPRPYSGPLLPGGGASPYGPSTPSHAHPSSRPDSQPHVSPKKEPESHFSMNHGVPAYSSSVMRDREPRPASPPKEAKPTRAADPMSFASILSGPTEERSPPKKQSPPPGLASVHSAAPSANAASSSPPPPISAQPKVRDIEPAPTPSSVQLEKKPSTDKRRRNMEKDQKGADMSANGVLEPPKAPRPPRKILSEKESEIVNKYMAEIDNAEKSDVEAPGFEKEQERYLLKGKKRALDVERAEGLRRKRRRHDYLRKLGKSFERQANAGMDRFRIANEASVVSEVQAKEVQDEKERKKDMQRKRRRENTVRMEMQKKLEAELKANETQDSAEKAKFLREAERAQRKIKTTKRALEGVTSPEEIGEITPLAPNLEGGTTSSFHIGRSSPSRRKSGRGGPVTRPKKSKEQKQAEKDAAEAAYAAMENDEPLPLAPKEDPRKEALKKDAKGGRSKEASPAPLSTYESKGYNQIYEQIWRDIARKDIPKVYRTKVNSLSTRQENLRKTAQLAGKQSRKWQERTNKSMKDTQARAKRSMREMMSFWKRNEREERDLRRLAEKQELESAKRAEAEREANRQKRKLNFLISQTELYSHFIGRKIPGADGDTSADAGADDLPSGPAGAKVTNFEDLDFDAEDETALRQAAMANAQNAVQQAQERARAFDNPDQNPMDTMDDSELNFQNPTSLGDIEISQPTMLTAKLKEYQLKGLNWLVNLYEQGINGILADEMGLGKTIQSISVMAYLAEVHNIWGPFLVIAPASTLHNWQQEITKFVPNIKVLPYWGSAKDRKILRKFWDRKHITYTKESEFHVLVTSYQLVVLDSQYFQKVKWQYMILDEAQAIKSSQSSRWKSLLGFHCRNRLLLTGTPIQNNMQELWALLHFIMPTLFDSHDEFSEWFSKDIESHAQSNTKLNEDQLRRLHMILKPFMLRRVKKHVQQELGDKVEKDIFCDLTYRQRAIYANLRNRVSIMDLIEKAAVGDETDSTTLMNLVMQFRKVCNHPDLFERAETKSPFSHAHFAETASFVREGYNVDVAYSTRNLLEFAVPRMLLKSAGRVDIAGPDNSKAGFRAKYLSHLMNIFTPENIKQSVEDDGAFSFLRFVDTSAGEAFDFSHQGVFERAVRRRGETNRLSRLNAVYDEEDGALTTTLPHTLFNIAQRNDRQAVNDIAQEGYMRELMSVSRTVFENEGLDVIEPCASPAASAPPITLISSSQEAVMETKDFLFNIPIQHVLYDSPSKAMEEQIVEQQVDPAPYSLAPMLPQPLSTKGRYTHIEVPSMRRFVTDSGKLAKLDELLRELKAGGHRVLLYFQMTRMIDLMEEYLTYRNYKYCRLDGSTKLEDRRDTVADFQQRSDIFVFLLSTRAGGLGINLTAADTVIFYDSDWNPTIDSQAMDRAHRLGQTRQVTVYRLITRSTIEERIRKRALQKEEVQRVVISGGAAGGVDFNTRNRENKAKDIAMWLADDEQAELIEQKEREAIERGETFGAGKGGKKIAQKKKKDITLDDMYHEGEGNFDDASAKPSGAATPVSTAENIGTPAAGTPVPKRGRGRGGGKGTSKRAKTTKERLRLIDGDGGLA; encoded by the exons ATGACGGGGGCTCCGCCATATAATCCTCAGTCTCCGACTCAACAGTCTCATTACCCGGCCTACTCGCCGCCGAATAAACCGCGTCACTATTATCCCAACAATGATCAATACCAACGCCCGCCCCAGACGCCCCCTGCCTTCCAACAGCCCAGTCTGGCTCGGAGCCCTCACTACTCACAACATGCGCCTTCGCCCTTACCAGGCAGCCTACCCCCATTGAATGGGGGTGCGCCTCCACCGCCGCATCCATCCGAGCCACCACAGCAGTATCAAACACATTCGGCTTCAGGGACTCCGCAATACTCCCTTCCGCGACCTTACTCTGGGCCCCTGCTACCCGGCGGTGGCGCATCTCCATATGGTCCCTCTACCCCATCGCATGCCCATCCATCAAGTCGACCGGATAGCCAACCTCATGTGTCCCCCAAGAAGGAGCCGGAATCGCATTTTTCAATGAACCATGGCGTTCCTGCGTATTCTTCGTCTGTGATGCGAGACCGAGAACCGAGACCGGCTTCTCCTCCGAAGGAAGCT AAACCAACTCGTGCCGCGGACCCGATGTCCTTTGCTAGCATCCTCTCAGGTCCTACTGAAGAGCGTTCCCCTCCTAAGAAACAgtctcctcctccagggctAGCTTCTGTTCATTCAGCTGCGCCTTCAGCAAACGCTGCAAGCTCAAGTCCTCCGCCGCCCATATCTGCCCAGCCGAAAGTGAGAGACATCGAGCCCGCACCAACTCCATCGTCGGTCCAGCTTGAGAAGAAACCTAGCACAGATAAACGTCGACGCAATATGGAGAAAGACCAAAAGGGTGCCGATATGTCGGCCAACGGTGTGTTGGAGCCCCCTAAGGCTCCCCGGCCTCCTCGCAAGATTTTGTCCGAAAAGGAGTCAGAAATTGTCAATAAATATATGGCCGAAATTGATAATGCAGAGAAGAGCGACGTTGAGGCCCCTGGCTTTGAGAAAGAGCAGGAGCGCTATCTCCTCAAAGGGAAGAAACGCGCTCTAGACGTTGAACGCGCTGAAGGTCTCAGACGCAAG CGTCGTCGCCATGACTACCTTCGTAAACTCGGCAAGTCGTTCGAGAGACAAGCCAACGCGGGTATGGACCGATTCCGAATCGCAAACGAAGCCTCCGTTGTTTCCGAAGTCCAAGCGAAGGAAGTTCAGGATGAAAAGGAACGCAAGAAAGATATGCAACGCAAGCGACGCCGCGAGAATACTGTCCGTATGGAAATGCAGAAGAAGCTTGAAGCGGAGCTCAAGGCGAACGAGACCCAAGATTCTGCCGAAAAAGCCAAGTTCCTGCGGGAAGCTGAAAGGGCACAGAGGAAGATCAAGACTACAAAGAGAGCTCTGGAGGGTGTCACTTCGCCCGAAGAGATTGGCGAGATTACCCCATTGGCTCCCAATCTTGAAGGAGGCACAACCAGTTCCTTCCACATTGGCCGAAGCTCACCGTCAAGGCGAAAGTCCGGACGCGGAGGCCCTGTTACACGACCTAAGAAGTCCAAGGAGCAGAAGCAAgccgagaaggatgctgcCGAAGCTGCGTATGCAGCTATGGAGAATGATGAGCCTTTGCCTCTCGCTCCCAAGGAGGACCCACGAAAGGAGGCTCTTAAGAAGGACGCCAAGGGAGGTCGATCCAAAGAAGCCTCTCCCGCTCCCCTCTCTACATATGAGTCGAAGGGGTACAATCAGATCTATGAACAGATCTGGAGGGATATCGCACGTAAAGATATTCCTAAGGTCTACCGCACCAAGGTTAATTCTCTCAGTACTCGTCAAGAGAACCTGCGCAAGACTGCCCAGCTCGCCGGTAAGCAATCCCGCAAGTGGCAGGAACGCACCAACAAGAGCATGAAAGACACTCAAGCCCGCGCTAAACGGAGTATGCGTGAGATGATGTCTTTCTGGAAACGAAACGAGCGTGAGGAGCGCGACTTGCGTCGTCTCGCTGAAAAGCAAGAACTTGAGTCGGCAAAGAGGGCAGAGGCGGAGCGCGAAGCCAACCGCCAGAAGCGCAAACTCAATTTCCTTATCTCACAGACCGAACTGTATTCTCATTTCATCGGTCGGAAGATCCctggagcagatggagaTACCTCTGCGGATGCAGGAGCGGACGACTTGCCCTCTGGCCCAGCGGGTGCGAAGGTCACCAATTTCGAGGACCTGGACTTcgatgctgaagatgagaCCGCCCTGCGACAGGCTGCTATGGCTAACGCCCAAAACGCCGTCCAACAAGCACAGGAAAGAGCTCGCGCTTTTGATAATCCTGACCAGAACCCGATGGATACAATGGATGATAGCGAACTGAACTTTCAGAACCCAACGAGTTTGGGTGACATTGAGATCTCACAGCCTACGATGCTCACAGCCAAACTGAAGGAATATCAATTGAAGGGTTTGAACTGGCTTGTCAATTTGTATGAACAGGGTATCAACGGTATCTTAGCTGACGAGATGGGTCTCGGTAAAACGATCCAGTCTATCTCCGTCATGGCTTACCTTGCCGAAGTCCATAACATTTGGGGTCCGTTCTTGGTTATCGCGCCAGCTTCAACCCTTCACAACTGGCAACAAGAGATCACCAAATTTGTCCCTAATATCAAGGTTTTGCCTTACTGGGGTTCTGCCAAAGACCGCAAGATCCTCCGTAAATTCTGGGACCGCAAACATATTACCTACACCAAGGAGTCGGAGTTCCATGTGCTGGTGACATCCTACCAACTAGTGGTTCTTGACTCACAATACTTCCAGAAAGTCAAATGGCAGTACATGATTCTCGACGAAGCCCAGGCTATCAAATCGTCACAGAGTTCACGCTGGAAGAGTCTCCTCGGCTTCCACTGCCGTAACCGTCTCCTGCTGACAGGTACTCCTATCCAAAACAACATGCAGGAACTATGGGCGCTTCTCCACTTCATTATGCCCACTCTCTTCGACTCTCACGACGAGTTCAGTGAATGGTTTTCCAAGGACATCGAGTCTCACGCACAGAGTAACACAAAACTCAACGAGGACCAATTGAGGCGTCTCCATATGATCTTGAAGCCTTTCATGTTACGCCGAGTCAAGAAGCATGTTCAACAGGAACTCGGTGACAAGGTTGAGAAGGACATTTTCTGTGATCTTACCTACCGTCAACGTGCCATATATGCTAATCTTCGAAACCGTGTCAGCATCATGGATCTCAtcgagaaggctgctgttggtgaTGAAACAGACAGCACAACGCTGATGAACTTGGTTATGCAATTCCGAAAGGTTTGCAATCACCCGGATTTATTCGAACGGGCCGAAACCAAGTCGCCCTTCTCGCATGCACACTTTGCAGAGACTGCTTCTTTTGTTAGAGAAGGCTACAACGTTGATGTTGCCTATTCGACACGTAACCTACTCGAGTTTGCCGTGCCGCGAATGCTTCTCAAATCTGCCGGCCGTGTGGATATAGCAGGGCCCGATAATTCCAAGGCGGGTTTCCGTGCCAAGTATTTATCGCATTTGATGAATATATTCACGCCGGAAAATATCAAACAAAGCGTGGAGGACGATGGCGCGTTCTCTTTCTTACGATTTGTGGATACGTCAGCCGGGGAGGCATTCGATTTCTCTCATCAAGGTGTCTTTGAGCGCGCTGtccgccgccgtggagaGACCAACCGGTTATCTCGTCTCAACGCTGTctatgatgaggaagatggagcaTTAACCACCACTCTTCCCCACACCTTGTTTAACATCGCCCAGCGCAATGACCGCCAGGCGGTTAATGATATCGCACAGGAGGGGTATATGCGTGAACTTATGAGCGTCTCTCGCACTGTCTTCGAAAATGAGGGTCTCGATGTCATTGAGCCCTGTGCTAGCCCTGCCGCATCTGCGCCGCCAATCACGCTCATATCCTCAAGCCAAGAAGCCGTCATGGAGACGAAGGATTTCCTGTTCAACATTCCTATTCAGCACGTCTTGTACGACTCTCCCTCAAAGGCCATGGAAGAGCAAATTGTCGAGCAGCAGGTGGACCCAGCGCCTTACTCTCTCGCTCCAATGTTGCCCCAACCACTTTCAACTAAGGGCCGTTATACACATATCGAGGTACCTTCTATGCGGCGCTTTGTCACGGATTCTGGTAAATTGGCCAAGCTTGACGAGCTTCTGCGCGAGCTCAAGGCGGGAGGCCACCGTGTGCTACTCTACTTCCAGATGACGCGTATGATCGACCTCATGGAGGAGTATCTAACCTACCGCAACTACAAGTATTGCCGCTTGGATGGAAGCACGAAACTCGAGGATCGTCGTGATACGGTGGCCGACTTCCAACAACGCTCCGATATCTTTGTGTTCCTTTTGTCTACTCGTGCTGGTGGTCTTGGTATCAACTTGACTGCTGCAGACACCGTCATCTTCTACGATTCGGATTGGAACCCCACGATCGATTCGCAAGCCATGGACCGAGCTCACCGTCTTGGTCAAACTAGACAGGTCACAGTGTACCGGCTTATCACTCGCTCCACCATTGAAGAGCGTATTCGCAAACGGGCGTTGCAGAAGGAGGAAGTGCAGCGAGTTGTTATTTCAGGTGGCGCGGCTGGAGGCGTCGATTTCAACACCCGCAACCGCGAAAACAAGGCGAAGGATATTGCCATGTGGCTGGCTGATGACGAGCAAGCGGAACTTATCgagcagaaagaaagagaagcgATTGAACGGGGTGAAACATTCGGTGCCGGTAAGGGAGGCAAAAAGATCGctcagaagaaaaagaaggataTCACACTGGATGATATGTACCACGAAG GTGAAGGAAACTTTGATGATGCTAGTGCCAAACCATCAGGAGCTGCGACTCCTGTGTCGACAGCAGAAAATATCGGGACGCCAGCGGCTGGTACACCTGTCCCCAAACGAGGACGTGGCCGAGGTGGAGGAAAGGGCACATCCAAAAGAGCCAAGACAACCAAAGAACGACTCCGTCTCATTGACGGCGACGGGGGCCTGGCTTAG
- the hemA gene encoding 5-aminolevulinic acid synthase HemA (BUSCO:EOG09261NLR;~COG:H;~EggNog:ENOG410PHKA;~InterPro:IPR001917,IPR004839,IPR015424,IPR010961, IPR015421,IPR015422;~PFAM:PF00155;~go_function: GO:0003824 - catalytic activity [Evidence IEA];~go_function: GO:0003870 - 5-aminolevulinate synthase activity [Evidence IEA];~go_function: GO:0016740 - transferase activity [Evidence IEA];~go_function: GO:0030170 - pyridoxal phosphate binding [Evidence IEA];~go_process: GO:0009058 - biosynthetic process [Evidence IEA];~go_process: GO:0033014 - tetrapyrrole biosynthetic process [Evidence IEA]): MEALLQQSRAMCPFLKRSSPTTLRSLATATRPNTSPGGGTMSNLQRLARRCPVMSKALAVQTARMNGTKRFTSSAAGVATTTKSTRATPGKRALHSTTGNGANMSTEFHKESQRIHPGFSKTAASPHVQSTATMTGPSPGAPAAKPFDYNGFYNTELQKKHQDKSYRYFNNINRLAQEFPRAHTTSREEKVTVWCSNDYLGMGRNPEVLSTMHKTLDTYGAGAGGTRNISGHNQHAVGLENTLAKLHGKEGALVFSSCFVANDATLATLGSKMPDCVILSDSLNHASMIQGIRHSGAKKMVFKHNDLIDLETKLASLPLNVPKIIAFESVYSMCGSIAPIEQICDLADKYGAITFLDEVHAVGMYGPHGAGVAEHLDYDAYASQDTANPLSTKGTVMDRIDIITGTLGKAYGCVGGYIAGSAALVDTIRSLAPGFIFTTSLPPATMAGADAAIQYQSRHQQDRVLQQLHTRAVKQSFKNLDIPVIPNPSHIVPLLVGDAELAKQASDKLLEEHGIYVQAINYPTVPRGEERLRITPTPGHTQELRNHLVQAVNTVWNDLGIKRASDWQAMGGFVGVGVEAAELENQPIWSDTQLELQPNETLEAAVEREFHAAPVPRMAPATASIPIAAAA; the protein is encoded by the exons ATGGAGGCCCTTCTCCAGCAATCCCGGGCTATGTGCCCATTCCTCAAGCGCAGCTCACCGACCACGCTTCGCTCGCTGGCCACCGCTACTCGGCCCAACACGAGCCCCGGCGGAGGTACCATGTCCAACTTGCAGAGACTGGCTCGCCGTTGCCCTGTCATGAGCAAGGCCCTCGCCGTCCAGACTGCCCGAATGAACGGTACCAAGCGGTTTACTTCGTCCGCGGCCGGCgtagccaccaccaccaagtcTACTCGAGCCACACCGGGTAAGAGGGCGCTGCACTCTACCACAGGAAATGGTGCCAACATGAGCACTGAGTTCCACAAGGAGTCTCAGCGAA TCCATCCCGGTTTCTCCAAGACTGCCGCCAGTCCCCACGTCCAGTCGACCGCAACTATGACCGGTCCTTCCCCCGGTGCTCCTGCAGCTAAACCATTCGACTACAATGGCTTTTACAATaccgagctgcagaagaaacACCAGGACAAGTCGTACCGCTAtttcaacaacatcaatcGGCTTGCCCAGGAGTTCCCCCGCGCTCATACGACCTCtagggaggagaaggtgacCGTTTGGTGCTCGAACGACTACCTCGGAATGGGACGCAATCCTGAGGTGCTTTCAACTATGCATAAGACGCTCGATACCtacggagctggagctggaggaaccCGTAACATCTCCGGACACAACCAGCATGCGGTCGGGCTGGAGAATACACTTGCAAAACTCCACGGCAAAGAGGGAGCTTTGGTTTTCAGTTCGTGCTTCGTTGCCAACGATGCTACCCTCGCCACTCTGGGTAGCAAGATGCCCGACTGTGTCATTCTATCCGACTCGCTTAACCATGCGTCGATGATTCAGGGTATCCGCCACTCCGGCGCCAAAAAAATGGTTTTCAAGCACAACGATCTGATTGACCTCGAGACGAAGCTAGCGTCTCTCCCTCTCAATGTTCCGAAGATTATTGCTTTTGAATCGGTTTATAGTATGTGCGGTTCTATTGCTCCAATTGAGCAGATTTGTGATTTGGCGGATAAGTATGGCGCCATCACTTTCCTAGATGAAGTCCACGCCGTTGGCATGTATGGGCCCCACGGTGCCGGAGTTGCCGAGCACCTTGATTACGATGCCTATGCATCTCAGGACACTGCAAACCCTCTCAGCACCAAGGGAACTGTAATGGATCGAATCGATATCATTACTGGTACACTCGGGAAAGCATACGGATGTGTTGGTGGCTATATCGCTGGTTCTGCCGCGCTGGTTGACACGATCCGTTCGCTTGCTCCCGGATTCATTTTCACAACCTCTCTTCCACCGGCAACCATGGCCGGTGCCGATGCTGCAATCCAGTATCAATCCCGCCACCAGCAGGACCGTgtccttcagcagctgcacACTCGCGCTGTTAAGCAATCATTCAAGAACTTGGACATCCCTGTGATTCCGAACCCGTCTCACATTGTGCCTTTGCTTGTTGGTGACGCGGAACTCGCCAAGCAGGCCTCTGATAAGCTTCTCGAAGAGCACGGTATATATGTCCAAGCAATCAACTACCCCACTGTGCCGCGCGGCGAAGAACGGCTCAGAATCACACCCACCCCTGGGCATACCCAGGAACTCCGCAACCACCTCGTTCAAGCGGTCAATACTGTCTGGAATGACCTCGGAATCAAGCGTGCAAGCGACTGGCAAGCCATGGGCGGCTTCGTCGGCGTTGGCGTGGAAGCTGCCGAGCTCGAGAACCAGCCCATCTGGTCCGATACACAGCTGGAGCTTCAGCCGAATGAAACCCTGGAAGCTGCTGTGGAACGTGAGTTCCACGCCGCGCCAGTTCCGCGCATGGCACCCGCCACTGCTTCGATTCCCATCGCAGCTGCCGCTTAG
- a CDS encoding putative MFS transporter (COG:G;~EggNog:ENOG410PFT2;~InterPro:IPR020846,IPR011701,IPR036259;~PFAM:PF07690;~TransMembrane:12 (i48-70o90-112i119-138o150-167i179-200o212-234i283-303o323-340i347-367o373-398i410-429o441-460i);~go_function: GO:0022857 - transmembrane transporter activity [Evidence IEA];~go_process: GO:0055085 - transmembrane transport [Evidence IEA]): protein MGVLEESHSPGHAPEKGGEAQEQPQTPSESNDLPLLTKTTERKLMAKVDWHVVPCLCIMYLLAFLDRVNISNAAVLGMTTDLDIAEGTKYNTALTIFFVPYVIFEIPSNILLKKLRPHVWLSLCMFLFGVVTICQGLVTNWGGLMTTRWFLGMFETGMFPGCFYLLGMWYKRSEAQKRFSFFFSSTTLAGAFGGVLAAGLGKMHGVRDLAGWRWVFIIEGLLTSVVAIVLFFFLPDFPEEVKWLTEEERDFLRAKLAKDSGKAGNDADMGWREVLTVFKDPKIFIGGFMYFGQIVTAYGYAYFAPTIIKSYNYGPIETQLYSIPPWAGAFAFSMCIAYLSDKFKHRFLFTIIPMLISMAGLGILMNIHNNRDVQYGALFLVTGGCYSAMPVVVCWFAMNLGGHRRRSVGTAWQVGFGNIGGIVATYSFLPKDAATFWRTGFSIGVSFLAFSCALCILYFYRVWRENQKKDRIIASGDPSYLEEDDEVLGDLATKFRYSY from the exons ATGGGAGTCCTGG AAGAGAGCCACAGTCCTGGCCACGCGCCTGAAAAGGGCGGCGAGGCGCAGGAGCAACCGCAGACACCGTCGGAGTCCAACGACCTCCCCTTGCTCACCAAGACCACGGAGCGCAAGCTCATGGCCAAGGTCGATTGGCATGTCGTCCCCTGCTTGTGCATCATGTACCTGCTTGCTTTTCTTGACCG gGTTAACATCAGTAATGCGGCAGTCCTAGGCATGACCACGGATCTGGATATCGCGGAAGGAACAAAATACAACACGGCATTGACTATTTTCTTCGTTCCTTATGTTATCTTCGAAATCCCTTCAAACATCCTGCTCAAGAAACTGCGGCCCCATGTTTGGT TGTCACTCTGCATGTTCTTATTTGGTGTTGTCACGATCTGCCAGGGCCTAGTCACGAATTGGGGTGGTCTAATGACCACCCGTTGGTTTTTGG GGATGTTTGAGACCGGCATGTTTCCTGGGT GCTTCTATTTGCTGGGAATGTGGTACAAGCGCAGCGAGGCCCAGAAACGATTCAGTTTCTTCTTTAGCTCTACCACGCTAGCTGGTGCTTTTGGCGGTGTGCTTGCCGCTGGTCTTGGAAAGATGCACGGCGTCCGTGACCTTGCGGGATGGCGATGGGTATTCATTATCGAAGGATTGCTCACGTCTGTGGTCGCCATTGTCTTGTTCTTTTTCCTCCCTGACTTCCCCGAGGAGGTCAAATGGctcaccgaggaagagcgagatTTTCTCCGGGCAAAGTTGGCCAAGGATTCTGGGAAGGCTGGAAATGATGCTGATATGGGCTGGCGCGAGGTTTTGACCGTCTTCAAAGATC CAAAAATCTTTATTGGTGGTTTCATGTACTTCGGGCAGATTGTCACGGCTTATG GCTATGCTTACTTCGCACCAACCATTATCAAGTCTTATAACTATGGGC CAATCGAAACTCAACTGTACTCGATTCCACCTTGGGCTGGGGCGTTTGCATTCTCGATGTGCATCGCATACTTATCCGACAAGTTTAAACACCGTTTCTTGTTCACCATAATTCCTATGCTGATTTCAATGGCTGGCCTGGGTATTCTCATGAACATACATAACAACCGCGACGTCCAATATGGAGCGCTATTCCTTGTTACTGGTGGATGCTACAGTGCAATGCCTGTGGTTGTCTGTTGGTTCGCGATGAACCTAGGTGGCCATCGCCGGCGTAGTGTTGGAACTGCATGGCAAGTTGGTTTTGGCAATA TTGGCGGTATCGTTGCTACGTATTCATTCCTCCCGAAAGATGCAGCGACTTTCTGGAGAACCGGATTCAGCATCGGCGTGTCCTTCCTTGCGTTTTCTTGCGCACTCTGTATCCTCTACTTTTACAGAGTGTGGCGCGAAAACCAAAAGAAGGACCGTATCATTGCCAGTGGTGACCCTAGCTATCttgaagaggacgacgaggtTTTGGGAGATTTGGCCACAAAGTTCCGTTACTCATACTAG
- the RPA49 gene encoding DNA-directed RNA polymerase I subunit RPA49 (BUSCO:EOG09262BVA;~COG:K;~EggNog:ENOG410PITZ;~InterPro:IPR009668;~PFAM:PF06870;~go_function: GO:0003677 - DNA binding [Evidence IEA];~go_process: GO:0006351 - transcription, DNA-templated [Evidence IEA]), which yields MASDKTEKKRKRASDRHERPTKKPALDLQSLPPLKSNLTKDDSELAPALVNTPGVTKQPNVRLNPYLKTRSHAVDGHSAGNDGIATTELLLQSSEHPKLDFVGREANDDADSQLKHYVAVVDPVSKTWEFVEARRLTLRGAVRRAASAEDEEEESEDEEMRTMREQKTDLTYTFGTKKSRKATQSMAENAQLSNAPEGAATAAESALLQSMPADAARDIAAKSAAVQAEIQASKPLPSANLDAKHPSEVYPIENLVPNGNATLRQLPIKDWQDTISSGLEVITSSRYVANRIYDVVESGNTTHLQILRFVLVLIELARALGSGKPSRGPKRLPSRDDLRQILSSGSKNANDDPSPQIPDPVIDAIRRKFAPGGSTLSKNDITLLKTTICALTLHIPPQPVKDGIPTPNGGNIPNEMATDPSDLRDDLQCENADIQQYFRELGCRVDKPRETEFAKWDVRGGKAQAATMRIARLKLPVEFPKVSRAGGKRR from the exons ATGGCCTCCGACAAGActgagaagaagcgcaagcgtgCCTCAGACCGCCATGAACGACCAACCAAGAAGCCAGCCCTGGATCTGCAAAGCCTACCCCCATTAAAGTCCAATTTGACTAAGGACGACAGCGAGCTCGCTCCTGCGCTGG TAAACACACCCGGAGTCACCAAGCAACCTAATGTCCGCCTGAACCCATACCTAAAAACCCGCAGCCATGCTGTCGATGGCCATTCCGCGGGGAACGATGGGATTGCAACCACAGAATTATTGCTGCAGTCTTCAGAACACCCGAAGTTGGACTTTGTGGGTCGGGAAGCTAATGATGATGCCGATTCTCAACTGAAGCATtatgttgctgttgtggatCCCGTGAGCAAGACATGGGAGTTCGTTGAGGCGAGGAGACTTACGCTTCGCGGTGCAGTGAGGAGGGCGGCTTCAgcggaagacgaagaggaagagagcgaggatgaggaaatg AGAACCATGCGTGAACAGAAAACAGACCTCACATACACATTCGGTACAAAGAAGTCGCGGAAAGCAACCCAATCCATGGCCGAAAACGCACAACTATCCAATGCACCCGAGGGcgccgcaacagccgcaGAGTCCGCCCTTCTTCAATCCATGCCCGCCGACGCCGCCAGAGACATCGCAGCCAAGTCAGCAGCAGTCCAAGCCGAAATACAAGCCTCAAAGCCCTTACCTTCGGCAAACCTCGACGCAAAACACCCTTCAGAGGTATACCCTATCGAAAACCTGGTCCCCAACGGCAACGCCACCCTCCGCCAACTCCCCATCAAGGACTGGCAGGATACCATCTCCTCCGGGCTCGAGGTCATTACTTCCTCACGTTACGTTGCCAACCGCATCTACGACGTCGTCGAGTCCGGAAACACAACACACCTCCAGATCCTCCGCTTCGtgctcgtcctcatcgaaCTCGCCCGCGCCCTCGGCTCCGGCAAACCAAGCCGCGGCCCCAAACGCCTCCCATCCCGCGACGACCTGCGCCAGATCCTCTCCAGCGGCTCAAAGAACGCCAACGACGACCCGTCCCCACAAATCCCAGACCCCGTCATCGACGCCATCCGCCGCAAATTCGCACCCGGCGGCTCAACCCTCTCCAAGAACGACATCACCCTCCTCAAAACTACCATTTGTGCACTTACGCTCCATATCCCCCCGCAACCAGTTAAAGATGGTATCCCCACGCCTAACGGCGGAAATATTCCGAATGAAATGGCCACGGACCCGTCGGATCTACGTGATGACTTGCAGTGTGAGAATGCGGATATCCAGCAGTACTTCCGCGAGTTGGGATGTCGGGTTGATAAGCCTAGGGAGACGGAGTTCGCTAAGTGGGATGTTCGGGGTGGCAAGGCCCAGGCTGCGACGATGAGGATCGCGAGACTTAAGCTTCCTGTGGAGTTCCCCAAAGTTAGCCGAGctggtgggaagaggaggtag